One window of Brevibacterium pigmentatum genomic DNA carries:
- a CDS encoding adenine phosphoribosyltransferase, with protein sequence MTQSDLARAQSLITSIPDHPEPGVMFRDISPLLADGPAMRAVTEALIEPFAGQFDIVGGLEARGFLFAGAISAMMGVGILPIRKAGKLPRPAATVSYTLEYGTATIEGPDVLKEGERVLLIDDILATGGTLTAAQSLVRDLGAEVIGSAVVLELTELGGREHTGEVHALYVE encoded by the coding sequence GTGACTCAATCTGATCTCGCCCGCGCCCAGAGCCTCATCACCTCGATTCCCGACCATCCCGAACCGGGAGTGATGTTCCGCGACATCTCCCCGCTGCTGGCCGATGGCCCGGCCATGCGGGCCGTCACCGAGGCGCTCATCGAACCCTTCGCCGGACAGTTCGATATCGTCGGCGGGCTCGAAGCCCGCGGGTTCCTCTTCGCGGGTGCCATTTCAGCAATGATGGGCGTCGGAATCCTGCCGATCCGCAAAGCCGGCAAGCTCCCCCGACCGGCGGCCACCGTGTCCTACACACTCGAATACGGCACCGCCACCATCGAAGGCCCCGATGTCCTGAAGGAGGGCGAGCGCGTCCTCCTCATCGATGACATCCTCGCCACCGGCGGGACGCTCACAGCGGCCCAGTCCCTCGTACGCGATCTCGGTGCCGAGGTCATCGGTTCGGCAGTGGTCCTCGAACTGACTGAACTGGGCGGACGCGAACACACCGGTGAGGTACACGCCCTCTACGTCGAGTGA
- a CDS encoding PTS transporter subunit EIIB → MDKAAQILAGLGGADNIDDIEACITRLRVEVDDDSLVNEQALTAAGAFGVVVQGSAVQVVVGPEADNLVDDIEDLMG, encoded by the coding sequence ATGGACAAAGCAGCGCAGATCCTCGCCGGACTGGGCGGTGCCGACAACATCGACGACATCGAAGCGTGCATCACCCGGCTGCGGGTCGAGGTCGACGATGACTCGCTCGTCAATGAGCAGGCGCTCACCGCTGCCGGTGCCTTCGGTGTGGTGGTCCAGGGAAGCGCAGTCCAGGTCGTCGTCGGTCCGGAGGCCGACAACCTCGTCGATGATATCGAAGACCTCATGGGCTGA
- a CDS encoding protein-L-isoaspartate O-methyltransferase family protein: MTTHANHDRIAEAFARVPREPFLPMAERRHASDNVPLPIGQGQTNSQPSTVADMLRLLDPQPGDVVLDLGSGSGWTSMLLAVLVGPTGRVVGVERHAQLVESSREAIEAVTAEFADRETLAEVAIHEAVPGALGLPAEAPFDRILASAGADSLPDELVDQLAVGATMVIPVAGEMLRVVRGGTGADELTITRHGWYRFVPLVSE; encoded by the coding sequence ATGACAACTCATGCGAACCACGACCGAATCGCCGAGGCGTTCGCCCGGGTTCCACGCGAACCGTTCCTGCCGATGGCGGAACGACGGCACGCCTCCGACAATGTGCCCCTGCCGATCGGGCAGGGGCAGACGAATTCGCAGCCGAGCACCGTCGCGGACATGCTCCGGCTCCTCGACCCTCAGCCGGGTGACGTCGTCCTCGACCTCGGTTCGGGGTCCGGGTGGACGTCGATGCTGCTCGCCGTCCTGGTCGGTCCGACCGGGAGAGTGGTCGGCGTCGAACGGCATGCGCAGCTCGTCGAATCCTCGCGGGAAGCAATCGAGGCAGTCACCGCCGAGTTCGCAGACCGCGAGACCCTCGCCGAGGTGGCTATCCACGAGGCCGTTCCAGGTGCCCTCGGTCTCCCGGCTGAGGCCCCGTTCGACCGGATCCTCGCCTCCGCCGGTGCCGACTCACTGCCCGACGAGCTCGTCGATCAGCTGGCCGTCGGTGCCACGATGGTCATTCCCGTCGCGGGGGAGATGCTCCGAGTCGTTCGTGGCGGCACTGGCGCCGACGAACTGACGATCACTCGGCACGGCTGGTACCGGTTCGTGCCGCTCGTCAGCGAGTGA
- a CDS encoding PTS sugar transporter subunit IIA, producing MAVTIAAPITGTVVPLTDVPDPVFAKALVGPGAAIDPGEGATLTVTAPVSGKLTSLKPHAFVISHRPDQGVLVHLGIDTVHLGGAGFTLRAEAGQQVEAGEEIVVWDLAAAREAEKSVVVPVVVLEADAENLTLTEAGPIDAGDSLIRIG from the coding sequence ATGGCAGTCACAATCGCTGCACCCATCACCGGCACGGTGGTACCCCTGACGGACGTTCCCGACCCGGTATTCGCAAAGGCGCTCGTCGGTCCCGGAGCTGCCATCGACCCCGGTGAGGGTGCGACGCTGACGGTCACGGCGCCCGTCTCTGGAAAGCTGACGAGCCTCAAACCTCATGCATTCGTCATCTCCCACCGGCCCGATCAGGGTGTGCTCGTCCACCTGGGCATCGACACAGTCCATCTGGGAGGCGCAGGTTTCACCCTCCGCGCCGAGGCCGGGCAACAGGTCGAGGCCGGCGAAGAGATCGTCGTTTGGGACTTGGCAGCCGCACGGGAGGCGGAGAAGTCCGTGGTGGTGCCGGTCGTCGTCCTCGAAGCAGACGCCGAGAACCTGACCCTCACCGAGGCGGGGCCGATCGATGCGGGCGACAGCCTCATCCGTATCGGCTGA
- a CDS encoding ABC transporter ATP-binding protein, with protein sequence MSMPRLDSDDEIEQLPPDIAKKARALLMSLVRPHLAMVVFLAVIVVLTAVFMVIGPVFIADALDNGVPAAIDGDMDPLIRAVTLFIVSAVAGAILAFTSTRLVGITAQKILFTLRERVFTHVQRLDLGYHEKSTSGRLVSRQTSDMESVQQFLSYSLFDTALAVLQMLFIAVTLVVLDIPLAIVVFAGFVPLFFITKSAHSTQRSAYRRTRTSIAKVIVHFVETMGGIRAVQAYRRQPERRGTLSDQDARYRDANTDALRGVAWFAGWTRLIGNVTQTVIIVIGAWLVIEGWTQIGVLAAFILYLRRFYGPLDELVQAFNLYQSASAALEKIAAVLDTDPEVVEPTQPRALPEHASGAAPSADADSAPTNSASGRALDLDQVRFAYADGPDVLPRFSLHIPAGQIVALVGATGAGKSTLVKLVTRFYDPSVGRITLDEVDLRDLDDAQLRSSVVMVTQESFLFAGTIADNIRIGNPNASDEDVVAAATAVGLDAYIRRLPEGYATDVKKRGGRLSSGQRQLVSFARVFLADPDVVVLDEATAHLDIPSERLVQNALATVLEGRTAIIIAHRLSTVEIADRVLVMESGRIIEDGTPDELISGTGKFAQLHQAWRDSLV encoded by the coding sequence ATGAGCATGCCCCGTCTCGACAGCGACGACGAAATCGAGCAGCTGCCGCCGGACATTGCGAAGAAGGCGCGCGCCCTGCTGATGTCGCTGGTCAGGCCGCATCTGGCAATGGTCGTGTTCCTCGCCGTCATCGTCGTGCTCACAGCCGTCTTCATGGTCATCGGGCCGGTCTTCATCGCCGATGCCCTCGATAACGGCGTTCCGGCGGCGATCGACGGCGATATGGATCCGCTGATTCGGGCGGTCACGCTCTTCATCGTCTCGGCGGTCGCCGGGGCGATTCTGGCGTTCACGTCGACCCGGCTGGTCGGGATCACCGCGCAGAAGATCCTCTTCACTCTGCGCGAGCGGGTCTTCACTCATGTGCAGCGTCTTGACCTGGGCTATCACGAGAAGTCGACCTCGGGTCGGCTCGTGTCCCGGCAGACCTCGGATATGGAGTCGGTGCAGCAGTTCCTGTCGTATTCGCTCTTCGATACGGCGCTGGCGGTGCTGCAGATGCTCTTCATCGCCGTCACCCTGGTGGTCCTCGATATACCGCTGGCGATCGTCGTCTTCGCCGGGTTCGTGCCGCTGTTCTTCATCACGAAGTCCGCGCATTCGACTCAGCGCAGCGCCTACCGGCGGACGCGGACGTCGATTGCGAAGGTCATCGTCCACTTCGTCGAGACGATGGGCGGCATCCGCGCCGTGCAGGCATATCGCCGTCAGCCCGAGCGGCGCGGGACCCTGAGCGATCAGGATGCCCGCTACCGGGATGCGAACACGGATGCCCTGCGCGGGGTGGCGTGGTTCGCCGGGTGGACGCGGCTGATCGGCAACGTCACGCAGACGGTCATCATCGTCATCGGTGCGTGGCTCGTCATCGAGGGGTGGACGCAGATCGGCGTGCTCGCCGCGTTCATCCTCTACCTGCGCCGTTTCTACGGCCCACTCGACGAACTCGTGCAGGCGTTCAATCTCTATCAGTCCGCCTCGGCGGCGTTGGAGAAGATCGCGGCGGTCCTCGACACCGACCCCGAGGTGGTCGAACCGACCCAGCCGCGTGCGCTGCCTGAGCACGCGAGCGGTGCGGCCCCGTCTGCGGATGCCGACTCCGCACCGACGAACTCGGCCAGCGGTCGCGCCCTCGATCTCGATCAGGTCCGCTTCGCGTACGCAGACGGCCCCGATGTCCTCCCCCGCTTCAGCCTCCACATCCCTGCGGGGCAGATCGTCGCGCTCGTCGGGGCCACCGGCGCGGGCAAGTCGACCCTGGTCAAGCTCGTCACCCGCTTCTACGATCCAAGCGTTGGCCGGATCACTCTTGACGAGGTGGATCTGCGTGACCTCGATGACGCGCAGCTGCGATCATCGGTCGTCATGGTCACTCAGGAGTCGTTCCTCTTCGCCGGCACCATCGCCGACAACATCCGCATCGGCAACCCGAACGCCAGCGACGAGGATGTTGTTGCCGCAGCGACCGCCGTCGGCTTGGATGCGTACATCAGACGGCTGCCCGAGGGCTATGCCACGGATGTGAAGAAGCGCGGCGGTCGGCTGAGTTCGGGACAGCGTCAGCTCGTGTCATTCGCCCGAGTGTTCCTCGCCGATCCGGATGTCGTCGTCCTCGACGAGGCGACCGCTCACCTCGACATCCCGTCCGAACGCCTGGTGCAGAACGCTCTGGCCACGGTGCTCGAGGGCCGGACTGCGATCATCATCGCCCACCGCCTATCCACCGTCGAGATCGCCGACCGCGTGCTCGTGATGGAATCCGGCCGGATCATCGAGGACGGAACACCGGACGAACTCATCTCCGGCACCGGCAAGTTCGCGCAGCTGCACCAGGCCTGGCGCGACTCCCTCGTGTGA